One Streptomyces sp. B21-105 genomic region harbors:
- a CDS encoding MFS transporter, with amino-acid sequence MATTTPAGVRAHAKHGGGSHGSAADAPMTHRQIMEALSGLLLGMFVAILSSTIVSNALPEIIGDLGGGQSAYTWVVTATLLSMTATTPLWGKLADLYSKKALVQIALVIYVLGSAAAGLSQNAGMLIACRVVQGVGVGGLSALAQIVMAAMISPRERGRYSGYLGATFAVATVGGPLLGGVITDTSWLGWRWCFYVGVPFAVIALIVLQKTLHLPVVKRDVKVDWAGAFFISAAVSLLLVWVTFAGDKYDWLSWQTYSMIAGSVVLALLFVLVESRAAEPIIPLRLFRNRTITLSSIASMFVGVAMFSGTVFFAQYFQLARDESPTMSGIMTIPMIGGLFVSSTVSGQFITRTGKWKAWLVSGGVLITAGLGLLGTIRYDTDYWKTALFMALLGLGVGMMMQNLVLSTQNQVDPSDLGSASSTVTFFRSLGGAIGVSALGAVMANRITGYAEDGIAGLDPKYAALASGSGSSGQIPDMDKLPVPLRTVMESAYGHGIADVFMIAAMLALLAFLITLFIREVPLRTKGALAQAAEDDTPAGAKTPAGTETTPAGTETTLSGVETSAATATLSGAETALSGTETVEPQETPSNGISVHGFVRGAENAPVPQAAVTLISLTGRQLSRHVARSDGSYAVDAPGAGSYVLIASADGFQPQASTIVVNGAEPVAYDILLSGTSGLTGVVRAAGSGECVKDAMVIVTDVRGDLLATGTTGEQGGFSFTELVPGAVTVAVNAAGFRPRALPVEIGGTGVTRTEVVLDAGSQLRGVVRAPHGPLADARVTLVDAAGNVVGTATTGADGAYAFADLDGGEYTVIATGYPPVATALTVAGAGVDGHDIELAHPGEQ; translated from the coding sequence ATGGCAACGACCACACCAGCCGGTGTGCGGGCCCACGCGAAGCACGGCGGAGGATCCCACGGCTCCGCCGCGGACGCTCCGATGACCCACCGGCAGATCATGGAGGCGCTCTCCGGGCTGCTGCTCGGCATGTTCGTGGCGATCCTGTCGTCCACGATCGTCTCCAACGCCCTCCCCGAGATCATCGGCGACCTCGGCGGCGGACAGTCCGCCTACACCTGGGTGGTGACCGCCACCCTGCTGTCGATGACGGCGACGACCCCGCTGTGGGGCAAGCTCGCCGACCTGTACAGCAAGAAGGCGCTCGTCCAGATCGCGCTCGTCATCTACGTGCTGGGTTCGGCGGCCGCCGGGCTCTCGCAGAACGCGGGCATGCTGATCGCCTGCCGTGTCGTGCAGGGCGTCGGCGTGGGCGGTCTCTCCGCCCTGGCGCAGATCGTCATGGCGGCGATGATCTCCCCGCGTGAGCGCGGCCGTTACTCCGGTTACCTCGGGGCCACCTTCGCCGTGGCGACCGTCGGCGGTCCGCTGCTCGGCGGCGTCATCACGGACACCTCCTGGCTGGGCTGGCGCTGGTGCTTCTACGTCGGCGTCCCCTTCGCCGTCATCGCGCTGATCGTGCTGCAGAAGACGCTGCACCTGCCGGTCGTGAAGCGGGACGTGAAGGTCGACTGGGCCGGCGCGTTCTTCATCTCGGCCGCGGTCTCGCTGCTGCTGGTCTGGGTCACCTTCGCCGGCGACAAGTACGACTGGCTGTCGTGGCAGACGTACTCGATGATCGCGGGCTCGGTCGTGCTCGCGCTGCTGTTCGTGCTCGTCGAGAGCAGGGCCGCCGAGCCGATCATCCCGCTGCGCCTGTTCCGCAACCGCACCATCACCCTGTCGTCGATCGCCTCGATGTTCGTGGGCGTGGCGATGTTCTCCGGGACCGTCTTCTTCGCCCAGTACTTCCAGCTGGCCCGGGACGAGTCCCCGACGATGTCGGGCATCATGACGATCCCGATGATCGGCGGTCTGTTCGTCTCCTCCACCGTCTCCGGGCAGTTCATCACCCGCACCGGAAAGTGGAAGGCGTGGCTGGTCAGCGGTGGTGTGCTCATCACCGCGGGCCTCGGGCTGCTCGGCACGATCCGCTACGACACGGACTACTGGAAGACCGCGCTCTTCATGGCGCTGCTGGGTCTCGGCGTCGGCATGATGATGCAGAACCTGGTGCTCTCGACGCAGAACCAGGTGGACCCGTCCGACCTCGGCTCGGCCAGCTCCACGGTCACGTTCTTCCGTTCGCTCGGCGGCGCGATCGGCGTCTCGGCGCTCGGCGCCGTCATGGCGAACCGCATCACCGGCTACGCCGAGGACGGCATCGCCGGCCTCGACCCGAAGTACGCCGCCCTCGCGTCCGGCTCCGGCTCCTCCGGTCAGATCCCGGACATGGACAAGCTGCCCGTGCCGCTGCGCACGGTCATGGAGAGCGCGTACGGCCACGGCATCGCCGACGTCTTCATGATCGCCGCGATGCTGGCGCTGCTCGCCTTCCTGATCACCCTCTTCATCAGGGAGGTCCCGCTGCGGACCAAGGGCGCGCTGGCACAGGCGGCGGAGGACGACACCCCGGCAGGCGCGAAGACCCCGGCCGGCACGGAGACCACCCCGGCGGGCACGGAGACCACCCTGTCCGGCGTGGAGACGTCGGCCGCCACGGCGACACTGTCCGGCGCGGAGACCGCCCTGTCCGGGACGGAGACCGTCGAGCCCCAGGAGACCCCCTCGAACGGCATCTCCGTGCACGGCTTCGTCCGAGGTGCCGAGAACGCGCCCGTCCCGCAGGCCGCCGTCACCCTGATCTCACTGACCGGACGGCAGCTCAGCCGGCACGTCGCGCGGTCCGACGGGTCCTACGCGGTGGACGCGCCGGGCGCGGGCTCGTACGTGCTGATCGCCTCCGCGGACGGCTTCCAGCCCCAGGCCTCCACGATCGTGGTGAACGGCGCGGAGCCGGTGGCCTACGACATCCTGCTCAGCGGGACCAGCGGGCTCACCGGTGTGGTGCGGGCCGCCGGGTCGGGCGAGTGCGTCAAGGACGCGATGGTGATCGTCACCGATGTGCGCGGTGATCTGCTGGCCACCGGGACCACCGGTGAGCAGGGCGGGTTCTCCTTCACGGAGCTGGTGCCGGGCGCGGTGACCGTGGCGGTGAACGCCGCCGGGTTCCGGCCGCGCGCCCTGCCCGTCGAGATCGGCGGCACCGGCGTGACCCGTACGGAGGTCGTCCTCGACGCGGGCTCCCAGCTCCGCGGCGTCGTCCGGGCGCCCCACGGTCCGCTGGCCGACGCGCGCGTGACGCTCGTGGACGCGGCGGGCAACGTGGTCGGCACCGCCACCACAGGCGCCGACGGCGCCTACGCCTTCGCCGACCTCGACGGCGGCGAGTACACGGTCATCGCGACCGGATACCCGCCGGTGGCCACCGCGCTGACGGTCGCGGGAGCCGGCGTCGACGGCCACGACATCGAACTCGCCCACCCCGGCGAGCAGTAG
- a CDS encoding YceI family protein: MGLTAKIRTRDGWAVSHAVVTVTDMTGGQVLRAEADAEGAVRDATVLAPGAYTVIVTAVGYAPAARSAIVTASGRAEVGTVPLTRQGGSELPPPGPWTVDPAHSAVAAVARHLGISSVHGRFTEFAAAVEVAPDDVTKSRVEAVIRAASIDTGNAVRDAHLRSADFLDVERYPEIVYRSDGLAPAGPDRWTVHGELTMRGVARPVELDLAYLGTGSDLWGGTRAAFRATAQLRREDFAMNYNQVVQAGIAAIGTTLKVELDVQAVQGDALPQLEA; this comes from the coding sequence ATGGGACTGACTGCGAAGATCCGCACGCGGGACGGGTGGGCCGTGTCGCACGCGGTCGTCACGGTGACCGACATGACGGGCGGCCAGGTGCTGCGCGCGGAGGCCGACGCGGAAGGGGCCGTGCGGGACGCGACCGTACTCGCCCCCGGGGCCTACACGGTGATCGTCACCGCCGTCGGGTACGCGCCCGCGGCCCGCAGCGCGATCGTCACGGCGAGCGGAAGGGCGGAGGTCGGGACCGTGCCCCTGACCCGGCAGGGCGGCTCGGAGCTGCCCCCGCCCGGCCCCTGGACCGTCGATCCGGCGCACTCCGCCGTCGCAGCAGTTGCCCGGCACCTGGGCATCTCCAGCGTGCACGGCAGGTTCACGGAGTTCGCGGCGGCCGTCGAGGTCGCCCCGGACGACGTCACGAAGTCCCGGGTGGAGGCGGTGATCCGCGCGGCCTCCATCGACACCGGCAACGCCGTGCGCGACGCCCATCTGCGCTCGGCGGACTTCCTGGACGTCGAGCGGTACCCGGAGATCGTCTACCGCTCGGACGGACTGGCCCCGGCCGGCCCCGACCGCTGGACGGTCCACGGTGAGCTGACCATGCGCGGCGTCGCCCGCCCGGTGGAACTGGACCTGGCCTACCTCGGCACGGGCTCCGACCTCTGGGGCGGCACCCGGGCCGCCTTCCGGGCGACCGCGCAGCTGCGGCGCGAGGACTTCGCCATGAACTACAACCAGGTCGTCCAGGCGGGCATCGCGGCCATCGGGACGACGCTGAAGGTGGAGCTGGACGTCCAGGCGGTACAGGGGGACGCGCTGCCGCAGCTCGAAGCGTGA
- a CDS encoding PPOX class F420-dependent oxidoreductase, whose translation MAPNIATNTKVSLDELLDFVRPRHRAILLTRRADGSPQASPLTCGVDDSGRIVVSTYPERAKTRNAKRDARVAVLVLSDDWNGPWVQIDGAAEVVDAPDSVEPLVEYYRNIAGEHPDWDEYRQAMRKQGKSIIRITPERWGPVATGGFPAHLVTDTGE comes from the coding sequence ATGGCACCGAACATCGCGACGAACACCAAGGTCTCCCTGGACGAGCTGCTGGACTTCGTCCGTCCCCGCCACCGGGCGATCCTGCTGACCCGGCGTGCCGACGGCAGCCCCCAGGCGTCGCCGCTGACCTGCGGGGTCGACGACTCGGGGCGCATCGTCGTCTCCACGTACCCCGAGCGGGCCAAGACGCGCAACGCCAAGCGGGACGCGCGCGTCGCCGTCCTCGTGCTCAGCGACGACTGGAACGGGCCGTGGGTCCAGATCGACGGGGCCGCCGAGGTGGTCGACGCCCCCGACTCCGTCGAACCGCTCGTGGAGTACTACCGCAACATCGCCGGCGAGCACCCCGACTGGGACGAGTACCGGCAGGCCATGCGGAAGCAGGGCAAGTCGATCATCCGGATCACCCCGGAACGGTGGGGCCCGGTGGCCACCGGCGGCTTCCCGGCACACCTGGTCACCGACACGGGCGAGTAG
- a CDS encoding TetR/AcrR family transcriptional regulator, protein MAETAKDPAAHTSVWLEGKARRRGRGGGRPSGLDRDRITEAAVRLLDAEGPAGFSMRRLAAELNVTAMSVYWYVDTKDDLLELALDAAFGELAELLPDPADDDVDWRDQLRTLARAYRDLLVRHPWLSPLAGSFLNVGPDHLAFCRVVQRVVRRTGIPTRGLKAAIAAVFQFVYGFGTVEGHFLARCTAVGMTPDDYFRHAMSEAGRVPPAADVVKEAEDVMAARGGDTVREMWERDFDFALDLLIAGIETMAERG, encoded by the coding sequence ATGGCCGAGACCGCCAAGGATCCCGCCGCGCACACCAGCGTGTGGCTGGAAGGCAAGGCGCGGCGCCGCGGCCGTGGCGGGGGCCGACCCTCCGGGCTGGACCGGGACCGGATCACCGAGGCCGCCGTGCGGCTGCTGGACGCCGAGGGGCCGGCCGGGTTCTCCATGCGGCGACTGGCGGCCGAGCTGAACGTGACGGCGATGTCCGTCTACTGGTACGTCGACACCAAGGACGACCTGCTCGAACTCGCCCTGGACGCCGCCTTCGGCGAGTTGGCGGAGCTGCTGCCCGATCCGGCGGACGACGACGTGGACTGGCGCGACCAGCTGCGCACGCTCGCCCGTGCCTACCGCGACCTGCTGGTCCGGCATCCCTGGCTGTCGCCGCTCGCCGGCTCGTTCCTCAACGTCGGCCCCGACCACCTCGCCTTCTGCCGCGTCGTCCAGCGCGTCGTCCGCCGCACCGGGATCCCGACGCGCGGCCTCAAAGCGGCCATCGCCGCCGTCTTCCAGTTCGTGTACGGCTTCGGCACCGTCGAGGGCCATTTCCTCGCCCGCTGCACGGCCGTCGGCATGACCCCGGACGACTACTTCCGCCACGCGATGAGCGAGGCCGGCCGGGTTCCGCCGGCCGCCGACGTGGTCAAGGAGGCCGAGGACGTCATGGCGGCCCGCGGCGGCGACACGGTGCGGGAGATGTGGGAGCGGGACTTCGACTTCGCCCTGGACCTGCTGATCGCGGGCATCGAGACGATGGCCGAGCGCGGCTGA